A stretch of the Enoplosus armatus isolate fEnoArm2 chromosome 13, fEnoArm2.hap1, whole genome shotgun sequence genome encodes the following:
- the trim47 gene encoding E3 ubiquitin-protein ligase TRIM47, whose translation MATAGAAGDDLRKELTCAICLDFFKDPVILKCGHNFCRFCICMHWDENGGDYGYQCPQCRTVFNKRSFTKNYLVQNLVAKLDDLDCLGSCPTPCKPLKVDGKCEQHGEELKLYCQTDKRPICVVCRESRSHRHHEVAPVPEVVNDMKMELKLRLMELNWQKSQCVKVITADERTRSEVRLKKQRLKEKIEADVGALVQFLLDERDSLLESLDAEEVASMAVIDDNLKIVETEAAAVEKAIANIHIHISGKTSFESLAQTFNEVIHCKPFTSLETVNCQTEFTDFSGPFQLIMWKKMMHVLHTMPQNLTLDPDTAHPNLLISDFDTKVEEGRVRNQEPDLPARFTRFCGVLATAQYASGQHYWEVDVKDKGVWYLGVTTECSNRKGFVSLTPSAGYWSLCLQDRLYANGEDGRIPVADYWNSPRVGVYLDYDNGRLSFYDAVTMKRLYMFDTCFEEPVYPFFSPGKNDPGSRLQICHYY comes from the exons ATGGCtactgctggagctgctggagacgACCTGAGGAAAGAGCTCACTTGTGCAATTTGTTTGGACTTCTTCAAAGACCCTGTCATACTAAAATGCGGGCATAATTTCTGTCGGTTTTGCATCTGCATGCACTGGGATGAAAATGGCGGAGACTACGGGTATCAGTGCCCTCAATGCCGAACG GTGTTTAACAAGAGGAGCTTCACTAAAAACTACCTGGTGCAGAACCTGGTGGCCAAACTGGACGACCTGGACTGTCTGGGGTCTTGTCCTACACCCTGTAAGCCCCTTAAAGTAGATGGAAAGTGTGAACAGCATGGAGAAGAGCTGAAATTGTACTGCCAGACTGATAAGAGGCCCATCTGTGTAGTCTGCAGGGAATCTAGATCACACAG acaCCATGAGGTAGCACCAGTGCCAGAAGTTGTGAATGATATGAAG ATGGAGTTGAAACTGAGGCTAATGGAGCTCAACTGGCAGAAGTCTCAATGTGTAAAAGTTATAACAGCTGATGAACGCACCAGAAGTGAAGTGAGG ttGAAGAAACAGAGGCTCAAGGAGAAGATTGAGGCAGATGTCGGTGCCTTGGTCCAGTTCTTGCTAGATGAGAGAGACTCCCTGCTTGAGAGCCTGGATGCTGAGGAAGTGGCCTCCATGGCCGTCATAGACGACAATTTGAAAATTGTGGAGACAGAGGCGGCAGCTGTGGAGAAAGCTATAGCTAATATCCACATCCACATCAGTGGGAAAACTAGCTTTGAG AGCCTTGCTCAGACATTCAATGA AGTTATCCATTGCAAGCCTTTCACATCTCTCGAGACGGTTAATTGTCAGACTGAATTTACAGACTTCTCAGGGCCCTTTCAGCTTATTATGTGGAAGAAGATGATGCATGTGCTGCATACCA TGCCTCAGAACCTCACCTTAGACCCAGACACCGCCCACCCAAACCTGCTTATCTCAGACTTTGACACAAAAGTGGAGGAGGGCCGCGTGCGTAACCAGGAGCCAGACCTGCCAGCCCGCTTCACCCGGTTCTGTGGTGTCCTTGCCACAGCCCAGTACGCCAGCGGCCAGCACTACTGGGAGGTGGACGTGAAGGACAAAGGTGTTTGGTACCTGGGAGTCACAACTGAGTGCAGCAACAGGAAGGGCTTCGTCAGCCTCACCCCTTCCGCAGGATACTGGAGCCTGTGTCTGCAGGACCGTCTGTATGCCAACGGAGAAGACGGGCGCATCCCTGTCGCCGACTACTGGAACTCTCCTCGGGTCGGTGTGTATCTGGACTACGACAACGGGCGTCTTAGCTTCTATGACGCCGTCACAATGAAGAGACTGTACATGTTCGACACTTGCTTTGAAGAGCCTGTCTATCCTTTCTTCAGCCCGGGGAAGAACGATCCTGGCAGCAGGCTCCAGATATGCCACTATTACTGA
- the trim3b gene encoding tripartite motif-containing protein 3b isoform X4 yields the protein MEVLQRDPECSRPEACSVLESVSAAAAGKPLCCPNHEGKKQKCLTYLQCPARVNELLCLPLQVMEFYCESCETAMCLDCTEGEHREHVTVPLPDVVEQHKAVLKTQLDAIHSRLPQLTAAIELVSEISRQLNERKTEAVAEITSTFEELERALHQRKTALITDLENICSTKQKVLQAQLSSLLQGKEHIQSSCSFTEQALSHGSATEVLLVQKQMSERVTALARHDFPERPHQNAHLDCQVETEGLRRSIQNLGVLLTTAAVAHTSVATGEGLRHAATGQHHTITVTTKDKDGDLVRTGNAVLKAEIASADGSRAAETEIADNKNGTYEVGYTLRSEGEYSFALLLYGQPIRGSPFRLRAVKPSDVPQSPDDVKRRVKSPSGTGGHIRQKAVRRPSSMYSTTKKKENPIEDELIYRVGTRGREKGEFTNLQGISASSNGRVVVADSNNQCIQVFSNDGQFKMRFGVRGRSPGQLQRPTGVTVDMNGDIVVADYDNRWVSIFSSDGKFKNKIGAGRLMGPKGVAVDKNGHIITVDNKACCVFIFQSNGKLVTKFGGRGTSDRQFAGPHFVAVNNKNEIIVTDFHNHSVKVYNADGEFLFKFGSHGEGNGQFNAPTGVAVDANGNIIVADWGNSRIQVFDSTGSFLSYINTSADPLYGPQGLALTSDGHVAVADSGNHCFKVYRYLQ from the exons ATGGAG GTCCTTCAACGAGACCCAGAGTGCTCGCGGCCGGAGGCCTGCAGTGTCCTTGAGTCAGTCAgcgctgcagctgcagggaAGCCCCTCTGCTGCCCGAACCACGAGGGAAAG aaacaaaaatgccTTACTTACCTGCAATGTCCAGCAAGAGTGAATGAGcttctttgtctccctctgcaggTGATGGAGTTCTACTGCGAGTCGTGTGAGACAGCCATGTGTCTGGACTGTACAGAGGGCGAGCACCGGGAGCATGTGACCGTTCCTCTGCCAGATGTGGTAGAACAGCACAAAGCTGTGCTGAAGACACAGCTGGATGCCATACACAGCAG GCTCCCTCAGCTAACAGCCGCCATCGAGCTGGTGAGTGAGATCTCTCGCCAGCTGAATGAGAGGAAGACTGAGGCGGTCGCAGAGATTACCAGCACGTTTGAAGAGCTGGAACGGGCGCTGCATCAGCGCAAGACGGCCCTCATTACAGACCTGGAGAACATCTGCAGCACTAAGCAGAAG GTCCTGCAGGCCCAgctttcatctctcctccagGGGAAGGAACACATCCAGAGCAGTTGCAGCTTCACGGAGCAGGCTCTCAGCCATGGGAGTGCTACTGAG GTGCTGCTAGTTCAGAAGCAGATGAGTGAGCGGGTGACAGCGCTGGCCAGACATGACTTCCCAGAGAGACCACATCAGAATGCACACCTGGATTGCCAG GTGGAGACTGAAGGTCTGCGACGCTCCATCCAGAACCTGGGTGTTCTCCTCACCACAGCCGCCGTGGCTCACACCTCCGTGGCCACGGGAGAGGGCCTCCGCCACGCAGCGACCGGGCAGCACCACACGATTACCgtgacaacaaaagacaaa GATGGAGACTTGGTGCGGACaggaaatgctgttttaaaagcAGAGATAGCGTCTGCTGACGGGAGCCGTGCTGCAGAGACGGAGATAGCGGACAATAAGAATGGGACATATGAGGTGGGCTACACGTTACGCTCTGAGGGAGAGTACTCTTTCGCTCTGTTGCTGTACGGCCAGCCGATACGTGGCAGCCCGTTCCGCCTGCGGGCGGTCAAGCCCTCAGATGTGCCACAATCTCCAGATGACGTGAAGAGGAGGGTGAAGTCTCCCAGCGGGACCGGGGGCCACATACGGCAGAAGGCAGTGCGGCGGCCTTCCAGCATGTACAGCACCACCAAGAAAAAGGAGAACCCCATTGAGGATGAGCTCATCTACAGAGTGG gtACCCGgggcagagaaaagggggagttCACAAATCTGCAGGGGATCTCAGCCTCTAGTAACGGCAGAGTGGTGGTGGCTGACAGCAACAACCAGTGCatacag GTATTCTCCAATGACGGCCAGTTCAAGATGCGCTTTGGGGTCAGGGGTCGGTCTCCGGGGCAGCTGCAGAGACCAACAGGCGTCACTGTGGACATGAACGGAGACATTGTGGTGGCCGACTATGACAATCGATGGGTCAGCATCTTCTCCTCTGACGGCAAGTTTAAG AACAAGATCGGTGCAGGCCGGCTCATGGGTCCTAAGGGTGTGGCCGTGGATAAGAATGGACACATCATCACCGTGGACAACAAGGCCTGCTGTGTCTTCATCTTTCAATCCAATGGGAAGCTGGTGACTAAGTTTGGAGGCAGGGGGACGTCTGACAGACAGTTTGCAG GTCCGCACTTTGTTGCAGTGAACAACAAGAATGAAATTATTGTGACAGATTTTCACAATCACTCTGTGAAG GTGTACAATGCAGATGGAGAGTTCTTGTTCAAATTTGGCTCTCATGGTGAAGGCAACGGCCAGTTCAATGCTCCCACTGGTGTGGCTGTGGACGCCAACGGAAACATCATTGTAGCTGACTGGGGTAACAGCAGAATACAG GTGTTTGACAGCACAGGCTCCTTCTTATCTTACATTAACACATCAGCAGACCCGCTGTACGGCCCCCAGGGCCTCGCCCTCACCTCAGATGGACATGTGGCTGTTGCAGACTCCGGTAACCACTGCTTTAAGGTTTACAGATATCTGCAGTAG
- the trim3b gene encoding tripartite motif-containing protein 3b isoform X1, with the protein MSSAMAKREAGSTSPVVRQIDKQFLVCSICLDHYRNPKVLPCLHTFCESCLQNYIPPESLTLSCPVCRQTSILPEKGVCALQNNFFITNLMEVLQRDPECSRPEACSVLESVSAAAAGKPLCCPNHEGKVMEFYCESCETAMCLDCTEGEHREHVTVPLPDVVEQHKAVLKTQLDAIHSRLPQLTAAIELVSEISRQLNERKTEAVAEITSTFEELERALHQRKTALITDLENICSTKQKVLQAQLSSLLQGKEHIQSSCSFTEQALSHGSATEVLLVQKQMSERVTALARHDFPERPHQNAHLDCQVETEGLRRSIQNLGVLLTTAAVAHTSVATGEGLRHAATGQHHTITVTTKDKDGDLVRTGNAVLKAEIASADGSRAAETEIADNKNGTYEVGYTLRSEGEYSFALLLYGQPIRGSPFRLRAVKPSDVPQSPDDVKRRVKSPSGTGGHIRQKAVRRPSSMYSTTKKKENPIEDELIYRVGTRGREKGEFTNLQGISASSNGRVVVADSNNQCIQVFSNDGQFKMRFGVRGRSPGQLQRPTGVTVDMNGDIVVADYDNRWVSIFSSDGKFKNKIGAGRLMGPKGVAVDKNGHIITVDNKACCVFIFQSNGKLVTKFGGRGTSDRQFAEKLGPNLNKSGSVFSPHFVAVNNKNEIIVTDFHNHSVKVYNADGEFLFKFGSHGEGNGQFNAPTGVAVDANGNIIVADWGNSRIQVFDSTGSFLSYINTSADPLYGPQGLALTSDGHVAVADSGNHCFKVYRYLQ; encoded by the exons ATGTCCTCTGCCATGGCAAAGCGCGAGGCTGGGAGCACCAGCCCTGTGGTACGTCAGATAGACAAGCAGTTTCTGGTCTGCAGCATCTGTCTGGATCACTACCGGAACCCCAAGGTCCTGCCCTGTCTTCACACCTTCTGTGAAAG TTGTCTCCAGAACTACATTCCCCCAGAGTCTCTGACGCTCTCGTGTCCAGTGTGTCGGCAGACGTCCATCCTGCCAGAGAAGGGAGTTTGTGCTCTACAGAACAACTTCTTCATCACTAATCTCATGGAG GTCCTTCAACGAGACCCAGAGTGCTCGCGGCCGGAGGCCTGCAGTGTCCTTGAGTCAGTCAgcgctgcagctgcagggaAGCCCCTCTGCTGCCCGAACCACGAGGGAAAG gTGATGGAGTTCTACTGCGAGTCGTGTGAGACAGCCATGTGTCTGGACTGTACAGAGGGCGAGCACCGGGAGCATGTGACCGTTCCTCTGCCAGATGTGGTAGAACAGCACAAAGCTGTGCTGAAGACACAGCTGGATGCCATACACAGCAG GCTCCCTCAGCTAACAGCCGCCATCGAGCTGGTGAGTGAGATCTCTCGCCAGCTGAATGAGAGGAAGACTGAGGCGGTCGCAGAGATTACCAGCACGTTTGAAGAGCTGGAACGGGCGCTGCATCAGCGCAAGACGGCCCTCATTACAGACCTGGAGAACATCTGCAGCACTAAGCAGAAG GTCCTGCAGGCCCAgctttcatctctcctccagGGGAAGGAACACATCCAGAGCAGTTGCAGCTTCACGGAGCAGGCTCTCAGCCATGGGAGTGCTACTGAG GTGCTGCTAGTTCAGAAGCAGATGAGTGAGCGGGTGACAGCGCTGGCCAGACATGACTTCCCAGAGAGACCACATCAGAATGCACACCTGGATTGCCAG GTGGAGACTGAAGGTCTGCGACGCTCCATCCAGAACCTGGGTGTTCTCCTCACCACAGCCGCCGTGGCTCACACCTCCGTGGCCACGGGAGAGGGCCTCCGCCACGCAGCGACCGGGCAGCACCACACGATTACCgtgacaacaaaagacaaa GATGGAGACTTGGTGCGGACaggaaatgctgttttaaaagcAGAGATAGCGTCTGCTGACGGGAGCCGTGCTGCAGAGACGGAGATAGCGGACAATAAGAATGGGACATATGAGGTGGGCTACACGTTACGCTCTGAGGGAGAGTACTCTTTCGCTCTGTTGCTGTACGGCCAGCCGATACGTGGCAGCCCGTTCCGCCTGCGGGCGGTCAAGCCCTCAGATGTGCCACAATCTCCAGATGACGTGAAGAGGAGGGTGAAGTCTCCCAGCGGGACCGGGGGCCACATACGGCAGAAGGCAGTGCGGCGGCCTTCCAGCATGTACAGCACCACCAAGAAAAAGGAGAACCCCATTGAGGATGAGCTCATCTACAGAGTGG gtACCCGgggcagagaaaagggggagttCACAAATCTGCAGGGGATCTCAGCCTCTAGTAACGGCAGAGTGGTGGTGGCTGACAGCAACAACCAGTGCatacag GTATTCTCCAATGACGGCCAGTTCAAGATGCGCTTTGGGGTCAGGGGTCGGTCTCCGGGGCAGCTGCAGAGACCAACAGGCGTCACTGTGGACATGAACGGAGACATTGTGGTGGCCGACTATGACAATCGATGGGTCAGCATCTTCTCCTCTGACGGCAAGTTTAAG AACAAGATCGGTGCAGGCCGGCTCATGGGTCCTAAGGGTGTGGCCGTGGATAAGAATGGACACATCATCACCGTGGACAACAAGGCCTGCTGTGTCTTCATCTTTCAATCCAATGGGAAGCTGGTGACTAAGTTTGGAGGCAGGGGGACGTCTGACAGACAGTTTGCAG AAAAACTTGGCCCAAACTTAAATAAATCTGGCTCAGTTTTCA GTCCGCACTTTGTTGCAGTGAACAACAAGAATGAAATTATTGTGACAGATTTTCACAATCACTCTGTGAAG GTGTACAATGCAGATGGAGAGTTCTTGTTCAAATTTGGCTCTCATGGTGAAGGCAACGGCCAGTTCAATGCTCCCACTGGTGTGGCTGTGGACGCCAACGGAAACATCATTGTAGCTGACTGGGGTAACAGCAGAATACAG GTGTTTGACAGCACAGGCTCCTTCTTATCTTACATTAACACATCAGCAGACCCGCTGTACGGCCCCCAGGGCCTCGCCCTCACCTCAGATGGACATGTGGCTGTTGCAGACTCCGGTAACCACTGCTTTAAGGTTTACAGATATCTGCAGTAG
- the trim3b gene encoding tripartite motif-containing protein 3b isoform X3, producing MSSAMAKREAGSTSPVVRQIDKQFLVCSICLDHYRNPKVLPCLHTFCESCLQNYIPPESLTLSCPVCRQTSILPEKGVCALQNNFFITNLMEVLQRDPECSRPEACSVLESVSAAAAGKPLCCPNHEGKVMEFYCESCETAMCLDCTEGEHREHVTVPLPDVVEQHKAVLKTQLDAIHSRLPQLTAAIELVSEISRQLNERKTEAVAEITSTFEELERALHQRKTALITDLENICSTKQKVLQAQLSSLLQGKEHIQSSCSFTEQALSHGSATEVLLVQKQMSERVTALARHDFPERPHQNAHLDCQVETEGLRRSIQNLGVLLTTAAVAHTSVATGEGLRHAATGQHHTITVTTKDKDGDLVRTGNAVLKAEIASADGSRAAETEIADNKNGTYEVGYTLRSEGEYSFALLLYGQPIRGSPFRLRAVKPSDVPQSPDDVKRRVKSPSGTGGHIRQKAVRRPSSMYSTTKKKENPIEDELIYRVGTRGREKGEFTNLQGISASSNGRVVVADSNNQCIQVFSNDGQFKMRFGVRGRSPGQLQRPTGVTVDMNGDIVVADYDNRWVSIFSSDGKFKNKIGAGRLMGPKGVAVDKNGHIITVDNKACCVFIFQSNGKLVTKFGGRGTSDRQFAGPHFVAVNNKNEIIVTDFHNHSVKVYNADGEFLFKFGSHGEGNGQFNAPTGVAVDANGNIIVADWGNSRIQVFDSTGSFLSYINTSADPLYGPQGLALTSDGHVAVADSGNHCFKVYRYLQ from the exons ATGTCCTCTGCCATGGCAAAGCGCGAGGCTGGGAGCACCAGCCCTGTGGTACGTCAGATAGACAAGCAGTTTCTGGTCTGCAGCATCTGTCTGGATCACTACCGGAACCCCAAGGTCCTGCCCTGTCTTCACACCTTCTGTGAAAG TTGTCTCCAGAACTACATTCCCCCAGAGTCTCTGACGCTCTCGTGTCCAGTGTGTCGGCAGACGTCCATCCTGCCAGAGAAGGGAGTTTGTGCTCTACAGAACAACTTCTTCATCACTAATCTCATGGAG GTCCTTCAACGAGACCCAGAGTGCTCGCGGCCGGAGGCCTGCAGTGTCCTTGAGTCAGTCAgcgctgcagctgcagggaAGCCCCTCTGCTGCCCGAACCACGAGGGAAAG gTGATGGAGTTCTACTGCGAGTCGTGTGAGACAGCCATGTGTCTGGACTGTACAGAGGGCGAGCACCGGGAGCATGTGACCGTTCCTCTGCCAGATGTGGTAGAACAGCACAAAGCTGTGCTGAAGACACAGCTGGATGCCATACACAGCAG GCTCCCTCAGCTAACAGCCGCCATCGAGCTGGTGAGTGAGATCTCTCGCCAGCTGAATGAGAGGAAGACTGAGGCGGTCGCAGAGATTACCAGCACGTTTGAAGAGCTGGAACGGGCGCTGCATCAGCGCAAGACGGCCCTCATTACAGACCTGGAGAACATCTGCAGCACTAAGCAGAAG GTCCTGCAGGCCCAgctttcatctctcctccagGGGAAGGAACACATCCAGAGCAGTTGCAGCTTCACGGAGCAGGCTCTCAGCCATGGGAGTGCTACTGAG GTGCTGCTAGTTCAGAAGCAGATGAGTGAGCGGGTGACAGCGCTGGCCAGACATGACTTCCCAGAGAGACCACATCAGAATGCACACCTGGATTGCCAG GTGGAGACTGAAGGTCTGCGACGCTCCATCCAGAACCTGGGTGTTCTCCTCACCACAGCCGCCGTGGCTCACACCTCCGTGGCCACGGGAGAGGGCCTCCGCCACGCAGCGACCGGGCAGCACCACACGATTACCgtgacaacaaaagacaaa GATGGAGACTTGGTGCGGACaggaaatgctgttttaaaagcAGAGATAGCGTCTGCTGACGGGAGCCGTGCTGCAGAGACGGAGATAGCGGACAATAAGAATGGGACATATGAGGTGGGCTACACGTTACGCTCTGAGGGAGAGTACTCTTTCGCTCTGTTGCTGTACGGCCAGCCGATACGTGGCAGCCCGTTCCGCCTGCGGGCGGTCAAGCCCTCAGATGTGCCACAATCTCCAGATGACGTGAAGAGGAGGGTGAAGTCTCCCAGCGGGACCGGGGGCCACATACGGCAGAAGGCAGTGCGGCGGCCTTCCAGCATGTACAGCACCACCAAGAAAAAGGAGAACCCCATTGAGGATGAGCTCATCTACAGAGTGG gtACCCGgggcagagaaaagggggagttCACAAATCTGCAGGGGATCTCAGCCTCTAGTAACGGCAGAGTGGTGGTGGCTGACAGCAACAACCAGTGCatacag GTATTCTCCAATGACGGCCAGTTCAAGATGCGCTTTGGGGTCAGGGGTCGGTCTCCGGGGCAGCTGCAGAGACCAACAGGCGTCACTGTGGACATGAACGGAGACATTGTGGTGGCCGACTATGACAATCGATGGGTCAGCATCTTCTCCTCTGACGGCAAGTTTAAG AACAAGATCGGTGCAGGCCGGCTCATGGGTCCTAAGGGTGTGGCCGTGGATAAGAATGGACACATCATCACCGTGGACAACAAGGCCTGCTGTGTCTTCATCTTTCAATCCAATGGGAAGCTGGTGACTAAGTTTGGAGGCAGGGGGACGTCTGACAGACAGTTTGCAG GTCCGCACTTTGTTGCAGTGAACAACAAGAATGAAATTATTGTGACAGATTTTCACAATCACTCTGTGAAG GTGTACAATGCAGATGGAGAGTTCTTGTTCAAATTTGGCTCTCATGGTGAAGGCAACGGCCAGTTCAATGCTCCCACTGGTGTGGCTGTGGACGCCAACGGAAACATCATTGTAGCTGACTGGGGTAACAGCAGAATACAG GTGTTTGACAGCACAGGCTCCTTCTTATCTTACATTAACACATCAGCAGACCCGCTGTACGGCCCCCAGGGCCTCGCCCTCACCTCAGATGGACATGTGGCTGTTGCAGACTCCGGTAACCACTGCTTTAAGGTTTACAGATATCTGCAGTAG
- the trim3b gene encoding tripartite motif-containing protein 3b isoform X2, with translation MSSAMAKREAGSTSPVVRQIDKQFLVCSICLDHYRNPKVLPCLHTFCESCLQNYIPPESLTLSCPVCRQTSILPEKGVCALQNNFFITNLMEVLQRDPECSRPEACSVLESVSAAAAGKPLCCPNHEGKVMEFYCESCETAMCLDCTEGEHREHVTVPLPDVVEQHKAVLKTQLDAIHSRLPQLTAAIELVSEISRQLNERKTEAVAEITSTFEELERALHQRKTALITDLENICSTKQKVLQAQLSSLLQGKEHIQSSCSFTEQALSHGSATEVLLVQKQMSERVTALARHDFPERPHQNAHLDCQVETEGLRRSIQNLGVLLTTAAVAHTSVATGEGLRHAATGQHHTITVTTKDKDGDLVRTGNAVLKAEIASADGSRAAETEIADNKNGTYEVGYTLRSEGEYSFALLLYGQPIRGSPFRLRAVKPSDVPQSPDDVKRRVKSPSGTGGHIRQKAVRRPSSMYSTTKKKENPIEDELIYRVGTRGREKGEFTNLQGISASSNGRVVVADSNNQCIQVFSNDGQFKMRFGVRGRSPGQLQRPTGVTVDMNGDIVVADYDNRWVSIFSSDGKFKNKIGAGRLMGPKGVAVDKNGHIITVDNKACCVFIFQSNGKLVTKFGGRGTSDRQFAGEKEALMCPHFVAVNNKNEIIVTDFHNHSVKVYNADGEFLFKFGSHGEGNGQFNAPTGVAVDANGNIIVADWGNSRIQVFDSTGSFLSYINTSADPLYGPQGLALTSDGHVAVADSGNHCFKVYRYLQ, from the exons ATGTCCTCTGCCATGGCAAAGCGCGAGGCTGGGAGCACCAGCCCTGTGGTACGTCAGATAGACAAGCAGTTTCTGGTCTGCAGCATCTGTCTGGATCACTACCGGAACCCCAAGGTCCTGCCCTGTCTTCACACCTTCTGTGAAAG TTGTCTCCAGAACTACATTCCCCCAGAGTCTCTGACGCTCTCGTGTCCAGTGTGTCGGCAGACGTCCATCCTGCCAGAGAAGGGAGTTTGTGCTCTACAGAACAACTTCTTCATCACTAATCTCATGGAG GTCCTTCAACGAGACCCAGAGTGCTCGCGGCCGGAGGCCTGCAGTGTCCTTGAGTCAGTCAgcgctgcagctgcagggaAGCCCCTCTGCTGCCCGAACCACGAGGGAAAG gTGATGGAGTTCTACTGCGAGTCGTGTGAGACAGCCATGTGTCTGGACTGTACAGAGGGCGAGCACCGGGAGCATGTGACCGTTCCTCTGCCAGATGTGGTAGAACAGCACAAAGCTGTGCTGAAGACACAGCTGGATGCCATACACAGCAG GCTCCCTCAGCTAACAGCCGCCATCGAGCTGGTGAGTGAGATCTCTCGCCAGCTGAATGAGAGGAAGACTGAGGCGGTCGCAGAGATTACCAGCACGTTTGAAGAGCTGGAACGGGCGCTGCATCAGCGCAAGACGGCCCTCATTACAGACCTGGAGAACATCTGCAGCACTAAGCAGAAG GTCCTGCAGGCCCAgctttcatctctcctccagGGGAAGGAACACATCCAGAGCAGTTGCAGCTTCACGGAGCAGGCTCTCAGCCATGGGAGTGCTACTGAG GTGCTGCTAGTTCAGAAGCAGATGAGTGAGCGGGTGACAGCGCTGGCCAGACATGACTTCCCAGAGAGACCACATCAGAATGCACACCTGGATTGCCAG GTGGAGACTGAAGGTCTGCGACGCTCCATCCAGAACCTGGGTGTTCTCCTCACCACAGCCGCCGTGGCTCACACCTCCGTGGCCACGGGAGAGGGCCTCCGCCACGCAGCGACCGGGCAGCACCACACGATTACCgtgacaacaaaagacaaa GATGGAGACTTGGTGCGGACaggaaatgctgttttaaaagcAGAGATAGCGTCTGCTGACGGGAGCCGTGCTGCAGAGACGGAGATAGCGGACAATAAGAATGGGACATATGAGGTGGGCTACACGTTACGCTCTGAGGGAGAGTACTCTTTCGCTCTGTTGCTGTACGGCCAGCCGATACGTGGCAGCCCGTTCCGCCTGCGGGCGGTCAAGCCCTCAGATGTGCCACAATCTCCAGATGACGTGAAGAGGAGGGTGAAGTCTCCCAGCGGGACCGGGGGCCACATACGGCAGAAGGCAGTGCGGCGGCCTTCCAGCATGTACAGCACCACCAAGAAAAAGGAGAACCCCATTGAGGATGAGCTCATCTACAGAGTGG gtACCCGgggcagagaaaagggggagttCACAAATCTGCAGGGGATCTCAGCCTCTAGTAACGGCAGAGTGGTGGTGGCTGACAGCAACAACCAGTGCatacag GTATTCTCCAATGACGGCCAGTTCAAGATGCGCTTTGGGGTCAGGGGTCGGTCTCCGGGGCAGCTGCAGAGACCAACAGGCGTCACTGTGGACATGAACGGAGACATTGTGGTGGCCGACTATGACAATCGATGGGTCAGCATCTTCTCCTCTGACGGCAAGTTTAAG AACAAGATCGGTGCAGGCCGGCTCATGGGTCCTAAGGGTGTGGCCGTGGATAAGAATGGACACATCATCACCGTGGACAACAAGGCCTGCTGTGTCTTCATCTTTCAATCCAATGGGAAGCTGGTGACTAAGTTTGGAGGCAGGGGGACGTCTGACAGACAGTTTGCAGGTGAGAAGGAGGCCTTAATGT GTCCGCACTTTGTTGCAGTGAACAACAAGAATGAAATTATTGTGACAGATTTTCACAATCACTCTGTGAAG GTGTACAATGCAGATGGAGAGTTCTTGTTCAAATTTGGCTCTCATGGTGAAGGCAACGGCCAGTTCAATGCTCCCACTGGTGTGGCTGTGGACGCCAACGGAAACATCATTGTAGCTGACTGGGGTAACAGCAGAATACAG GTGTTTGACAGCACAGGCTCCTTCTTATCTTACATTAACACATCAGCAGACCCGCTGTACGGCCCCCAGGGCCTCGCCCTCACCTCAGATGGACATGTGGCTGTTGCAGACTCCGGTAACCACTGCTTTAAGGTTTACAGATATCTGCAGTAG